The window CGATCGCATTCTTGGCAAAATAAGGAAGTTCAGGTGCGATCGCTTCCCCTTAACCCAGACCTTGCCAAAATTGCCGCGATTGAGCTAAGAATAGAGAAAATCTATCTTGAGCGAGATTATATGGAACCTTTATCGCTGACGGCGGGTGCGGCCATTTTTATATTAATCGGTTTAGCTAATGGCGCTTTACAAAGGACTGGAGAAATACTGATGGATAAGTCATTAGAGCAAGGTCAGAAAATAATGCGATTTCTCGAAGACAAGCATCCAGATATTGCTAGTGCCATCAAACTAGCTGCACAACGTCCAGAACTAGCCCAGCAACAACCAGAAGTTTATAGTTTACCTGCTTTGGAGGCAAAGGTAGAACAAGCCGCCGCCACCGATCCAGATATGGCTACAGAATGGCAGGCATTGAAAAATACAGGTTCTCAGCCATTAATCGTGCAAAATTTAGGTAAAATTGCCCAACAATACAATGCCCCTGTTTATATTCAAAAGCAGGAGAATAAATTTGAACTCTGACTACAGTCGCCCGATCGAGAACGGGTAAAGTCAAATCCTATAAAATATATTCCATACGCAGGTGTCGCCAACTTTGTCGGACGACAGAAGGAACTGCAAACACTACATCAAGAGTTCCAGAAATCTGACTGTGTGGTGATTTCTGCCGTTGCTGGGATGAGTGGCGTTGGCAAAACCGAACTGGCGATTAAATACGCACGGGAACACGAACAAGATTACCCTGGTGGGATTTGCTTGTTAACAGCGAGAGATAAGAATTTAGCGGCCAATATTTTGCTGTTTGCCCAGCTTTACCTGAAATTGGAAGTGCCGCAGGAGTTTCGTGGCAAACCGCTGACGCGGAAGGAACAGGTAAACTGGTGCTGGCAAAATTGGCAACCACCTGAAGCATCGGTTTTGCTGGTGTTGGATGATGTCACGAGTTGGAAAAGTTGTCGAGATTTTCTGCCCAAAATTAATCGCTTCCGCATCTTAATTACTACCCGGTTGCGAAATCTAGACAGCAATTTTGTTGAGTTACCTTTAAAAGTATTCTCACTCGATGAAGCATTAGAATTGCTGACTAATTTGGTGGGTGAAAGACGGGTGCAGAGGGAATTACAAACCGCAACAGATTTGTGTAAATGGCTGGGTTATCTGCCTTTGGGGTTGGAATTGGTGGGGCGGTATTTGAAGGAAGACCCGGATTTGTCCTTGGTAGAAATGTGGGAGAGGCTGAAAGAAAAGCGATTGGAAGATGAGGCAATTAACCCCTCAGATGAGCAATTGCAAGATACGGAAATGACTGCCGAGCGAGGGGTAAAAGCGGCATTTGAATTAAGCTGGCAAGAACTCAATCCAATCAGCCAGGGTACTGGACAGTTGTTAAGCTTGTTTAAACCAACTGTAATTCCCTGGGAATTAGTAACTTTCTCTAGCGAGACACAAGCACTGGGTTGGACAACGGAAGAAATCAAGTCAGCCAAAAAAGAACTATACAAGCTTTCTTTAATTGACAGAATAGACAACAATAAATATAAAATTCATCCTTTGGTTCGGGAATTTTTCAAAGCAAAACTGGCCTTTTCCGAGCAAGCTAATGATAAAGAAACATTTTCGGCAGCGATTGAGGCATTTTACAACAAATTAGGAAATGAGATATTAGAGCAAAAGCTAAATGATATAGAAAACCAAATAGCTGAATACTTTGAACAGCTAGAATTTGAAGAAAAATGTAATCCAGAAGATTGCCTCACATTAGATCTTGAAGATATAACAGTTACAATTGATTCGGTAAGAACTAATCAAAAAAAGCTATTGTATGTTGGTGATGATTTCTTCAAATTTGAATTAAGTGTAGAAATAGTTTTTATTCCAGAAGGTAGCTATCCTGACGAAGAACTAAGCTATTATGACAGTGAAGAAGGAGAGGTAGTTTTTCTAAATCATATCACTGAAGTCCAAGAGGAGAGTACGGCAACTATTACAGTAAAAGTAAAAATTCTCTTCGACGAAAACGATCCGGATATAAACAAAGTTGAATGTGTTGTAAAGGAACCTATTAAATTCGACAGACAACCTACTGAATTTAACAGCCCTTGGAATTACAACAATGGGGAAGACTAAAGAGCGACCGCCCACCTCAGAACTTATCTATGCTTAGCTAAACATTTGTAGGGTGCGTCAGACAATAAAAACTTGTTGAAATCAATAATAATCAAAGTCTGACGCACCCTACAAATTGATTTAATTGTGATATTTGAGTAAGTTCTAATATAATTGATGGGAAATGCAATTACATTTTTCTACTTCTACCCGCACACGCGCTTGCAAATCAATTCGCGGGCGGGTGAAAAACGCAAGTGCAAGATTGGAAATCGATCGAGGTGAATTTGATGCGATGCTCTCTCAATATCTACTAATTTATCAACCTCGTCATTCCCGATGAAACGATTTTGCACTTACCCTCAGACCCGCCTGCGAATCAATTCGCAGGCTAATAGCTAAAGTCCACTAAAGTGGACTAAAATTTTTGGATTGAATTAAAAATTCTCTTCAGTTGTCTTTAGACAACTTTCGCTATTAGCCTGCGATTTGAATCGCAGGCGGATGAAAAACGTAGGTGCAAGATTGGAAATCGATCGAGATTTTTCCATATCTTCTGTTATGATTGATTCAATAGCATTCAACCTGCTAAACAGAAAACACCATGAGCGTAATCATTCCCGATGAAATTCTAACCGTAGCAAAAATATCAGAAACCGAATTAAAGCTAGAAATTGCCATTCTACTGTACCAAAAATCCAAAATCAGCACTGGCACAGCCCGTCACCTCGCCGGAATGAATTTAATCGAATTCCAAAAAGAACTTGCCAGTCGCAATATCTGCATCAATTATGATGCAGAAGATTTCCAATCTGACCTGGAAACCTTAAAAAGGCTAGGCGATTTGTGACTATTGTTAGTAACAATCTGCTAGTTGCTTTTTATCCGATAATTGTTTCATAATTCTGTGTTTCTGCACTTCTTATTTCATGCAGTCGCTTTTGATATTTTTCTGCGATCGCATCGGCAAATTCACTCATTTCTCTAAGCTTTTCCTCAGCATCTTTAGTAAGTTCCAAAAGTTCAGCCATTGCTGCTTCTTGTTCTTGGGTTAAAGATGATTGTGTCATGATAAGTTCTCCAATCGCTTGACATTGGATTTCTGAAGGAATAGTCATCTATGTCTTAATATTACGGTAAATGGCTAATGCTCCAACTTAATTATTATACTGCAATCGCACTATAGCAAAATATTAATTTATCCAATACCACTTCTATTATATAATATTAAATATTCCCCAAATATCCCACATTCCCAATAATGACCCGCTTCATCCACGATCAATTTGCCAAAGATTACCTAGAGGAATTACTAACTCCCTACGGACAAGTAAAACCCGATCGAAAAGTCTCATCAGAGACAAGGGAAATCGATGTACTGTTCATTCCCAACACCTCCCCCGAAACTCTATCACAAGATTTAGGATTATTAGGAAGATTGGGAGAAACAGCCGCAATTTTTGAACCCTTTCGCAATGCCATTGACCCCGAAGAGATTTGTAGCTGTCTCCTAAAAGCGCTAGAAGTCCGCGAAACCATTCAACGACAGGCAAAACGCAAAAATGCACCCAACGATCCCATCAGCTTACCCTACTTATGGATACTCACCCCAACCGCCTCCGCCTCCATCTTAGAAGGATTCCGCGCTATACTAGAGGAAACTTGGGGCGCGGGAGTTTATTTCCTACCTCATTATTTGAGAACAGCCATTGTCGTAATTCATCAATTACCCAAAACCCCAGAAACACTTTGGCTGAGAATATTAGGAAAGAAAAAAGTACAAGAACAAGCAATTAATGAATTGGAGGCACTACCAGCAGACAATGTATGGCGAGAAACAATCTTGGAATTGTTCTATCAATTACGAGAAAATTTAAACCTCAATCAAAGTTTAGAACCAGATGATCGGGAGTTAGTTATGAGATTGCAACCTTTGTTTCAGGAAAAGTTAGCACAAGTTGAACAACGAGGGATGGAACGAGGTATCCAACAAGGTATCGAGCAAGGCATCCAACAAGGCATCCAACAAGGCATCCAACAAGGCATCCAACAAGGTCTCCAACAAGGAGAGCGTTTGATACTGGAAAATTTATTAAGATTGAGATTTGGAGAATTAGATGCAGAATTATCTGCTTTGATTGACTCGATCTTGACTTTTCCACCAGAAGAATTTACTCCCTTACTACTGCAATTGTCCCGTGAAGAATTGGTAAGGAGATTTGGAGATTTATAGCTTTAGCTCAATTTCTTACTCTTTAGTTAAGGATTAATTATGAGATTGCGCCGTCTGTATCAGGAAAGGTTAGCACAGCTTGAACAACAAGGTATCCCACAAGGTATGCGTTTAGTCGTGGAAAATGTATTAAGAACAAGATTTGGAGAATTAGATGCAGAATTATCTGCTTTGATTGACTCTATCTTGACTTTTCCACCAGAAGAATTTACTCCTTTACTACTGCAATTGTCTCGTGAAGAATTGGTAAGCAGATTTGGAGTTTAACAAAAAATGCGATCGCAGTTTTTACCAACTAATACAACTGGTAGTCAAAAGTGCGATCGCATTCACCTCACTATACATAAATGATCGAATTTGTCAAGCGCGATATGCCTACGGCAGGCTACGCCAACGCACAGCCTTTCACATCTCATTTACGAAACCGGGTCAAGCCCTACTTCTTAAGCGAGCCGTACTTTAACACAATCCCACACTACTTAACTCAGGATAGAGCTATTAATAATTTCAACTCTGTCTCAAGATGCAGGTTATGATTTGATGCCCGCTATAAGCTGTTAGGTGAGTAAAAAATTCGACAATTTTCGATAGAAATCGTTCGATTTTTTATGATGCACTGAGAAGGGAGTACCAATTCATGTTTTTTCACAAAAAAGAAACAATTCATACTGTAAATATCAATGAAGCGAATCCTCGTTTTGCCCAGCTTCTGCTAGAGCAGTTCGGTGGAGCGACAGGGGAACTGACAGCAGCTCTACAATATTGGGTACAATCTTTTCACTGCGAAAATGCCGGTATTCGCGATATGCTCCAAGATATTGCACTTGAGGAGTTTAGCCACTTAGAAATGGTGGGCAAACTAATCGAAGGGCACACCAAAAATGTTGACCAAACAGAAGCTTATAAGAGTACGCTGTTTGCCGTGCGCGGTATGGGGCCCCATTTCTTAGACAGTCAGGGTAGTGCATGGACTGCCGCCTATATTAATGAAGGGGGGGATGTCGTGCGCGACTTGCGAGCAAATGTCGCTGCCGAAGCTGGTGCGCGTCAGACTTACGAAGCATTGATTAAACTCGCACCGGATGAGGGAACCAAAAATACTCTAGTGCATCTGTTAACCCGCGAAATTTCCCATACCAAGATGTTCATGAATGCGCTGGATTCGCTGGGTAAGCTAACCGATCCCATGTTTGGCAATATCCAGCCAGATAGTACCGTCGATCTTTACTTCAATTTGTCTCAAAATGGTAAGGATGAGCGCGGGCCGTGGAATTCTGAACCGGATTTCAGATATGTTGCCGATCCGATGAAGGAAAAAGTCTAAATGTCTGAGCTTTAAACGAGAATAAGACAAAGAAGAGTCAGGGAACAGTCTATACCCTGGCTCTTTCTGTTTCTAAAGAAATCATCAAGATAGAAACATTTTATACAAAATATATTCTGAATAAACGCTAGTATTTTAACTGAAACAGGCTACCAACTATCGCTGGGACAAACCTCACCCCCAACCCCCTCTCCGCAACGGAGAGGGGGAGAAATATTCCCCCCTACCCGTTGCGGGGAGGGGTTGGGGGTGGGGTTCCACTCCTCCGGCTTAGACTGGTAGCCCTGAAACATACAAGTCTTCGCTTTTACATACTCGCTTGCAATTGCAATCTGCCTATCTGCTAGTCTCCCACGGTAGTCGCGACCCTCGTCCTCAAGTTGAGGTCGAGAGGTTGGCTGAGTCAATCTCCGACAAGCTGGGGTGTTTACAGTCTAATAGCAAAACCTCTTTGGCCCAGACTGGTTTCGACCAGATGCCTGATTGCAATGGTTTGCAACCCCTGGTTGGCACGGCCTGCCTAGAATTGGCCCATTTGCCGTTACACAAGCAGATCGAGCAATTTGGCGAATATGCGATCGCAGCTGGATTCAAACACCTGCAAGTGATACCCCTGTTTCTGCTGCCAGGGGTTCATGTCATGGTGGATATACCAGCGGAGGTAGCAACTGCACAGCAGGCTTTGGGCTCAGATTTGGCTGTTGAGATTCGACCTCACTTGGGATCTCACCCTTGTATGGCGCGGTTGTTGGCAAACCAGATGATTTATTTTGATGCAGACATCTGGATTTTGTTATCTCACGGTAGTCGTCGCCAAGGTGCAAATCAGCCTGTGGAAGCTCTGGCTACCCAATTGGGAGCGATACCCGCTTACTGGTCTGTATCGCCAAAACTGGAATTTCAGGTGAAAGCTTTAGCTATGGCGGGTCATCAGCAGATTGGAATTTTACCATATTTTTTATTTGCTGGTGGAATTACTGATGCTCTAGCTCAATCTGTAGAGCAAATTAAACAGGAGTTTCCAACGGTCAGGTTTCATTTGGCTGACGCAATAGGATCGAGTGCTGAGTTAGTAGATTTGATTTTGGATTTGACGAAAGAATGAACCGCAGAGACGCAGAGAACGCAGAATTAGAGAGGAAGAGAGTTTTGGGTAAGGTATATTTGGTGGGTGCGGGGCCAGGAGATCCGGGGTTAATGACGCTGAAAGGAAAAGGGCTTTTAGAATGTGCGGATGTGGTAGTTTACGATGCGCTCGTGAGTCCTCAAATTTTGGCAATGATTAATCCCGCCGCTGAAAAAATTGATGCGGGTAAGCGCATGGGGCGTCACTCGTTATTGCAGGAAGAGACAACTCAGCTATTAATAGAAAAGGCGCAAACTGAGGCGATCGTTGTCAGGTTGAAAGGTGGCGATCCGTTTGTGTTTGGTCGCGGTGGCGAAGAAATGGAAGATTTGGTGCGTGCGGGAGTTTCGGTAGAAGTAGTGCCGGGGGTAACTTCTGGAATTGCAGCACCAGCTTATGCGGGAATTCCTCTCACTCACCGTTCTTATAGTTCTTCGGTTACGTTTGTTACTGGTCACGAATCAGCCGGGAAGTACCGACCTGCTGTAAATTGGAGTGCGATCGCACACGGTTCCGAAACAATTGTAATCTACATGGGCATTCACAATTTGCCCTACATTGTCGAACAGCTACATTTAGCTGGGTTGAGTTTAGAAACTCCAGTAGCTTTAGTGCGTTGGGGTACTCGTCCCGAACAGGAAGAACTAATAGGTACTTTGGGTACAATTGTAGATCAAATTGAGAAAGCGAAGTTTTTAGCGCCTGCGATCGCAGTGATTGGTAACGTCGTCAATTTGCACAGTATCCTATCAGGTTGTCGCCCATAAAGGCAATGCCCTGCCAAATCACCACAGCGCTTTTCAGGTGAGTGTGGTACAGAGAAACCCGGTTTCTTGAAGAAACCGGGTTTCTGGGGTGTACTTCATAAGGGCTGCAAGCCGCTGTAAATTATCCTCGTGACCAGGTTCAACCTGGTCACCAAATTACTGATGCTCTGCGTCTTGTTAAACCTTGTATCATATATTTAAGTTAATCTAACTTGGGGAATAGATGACGCGACAGCTTCACGACCAATTTGCTAAACAATATTTAGAGGAGTTATTAGCACCTTTGGGACAGGTGGAAACCAGTCGGGATGTATCGCCAGAAGTCCGTCAAGTGGATGTTTGGTTTGTACCAACGGCGTCGCCTTCGACAGAACCACAAGTTTTGGGTTTGTTGGGACAAATGGCATTATCTGCTTGTTCGTTTGAGCCTTTTCGGAATCAGCCTAGCCCAGTTGAGGTGCGTAACTGCTTGCTTAAATTGTATTCGCTGCATGGCGAACTTTTACGCAAGGCGAGAAGAGAAAACGATTCTGTTTCGGAAGCGGAACTGCCAGTTTTGTGGATTTTATCACCTACTTGTTCGGCAAATTTGCTGAATGGTTTTGGCGCAAAACTGGATAATTCAGGGAATTGGGTTGAAGGCGTTTACTTTTTGCCAGAATATCAGAAAACGGCACTGGTAGCGATTAATCAGTTACCAAAGACCGAAGCAACTTTGTGGTTGCGAATTATGGGACGGCGCGAGACTCAAAAACAAGCCGTACAGGAAATTAAAGCGTTACCCAGTAACCATCCTTTTTCCAAAAATATTCTGGAAATTGTTGGTAGGTGGTACTTTAACTTGCAAACGAGTCAAAATTTAGATGAAGAGGATACGGAGGTACTTATGAACTTATCACCAGCTTATCTGAAATGGCGGGAAGATGTCGTACAGGAAGGACTTCAGGAAGGACTTCAGCAAGGACTTCAGCAAGGACTTCAGCAAGGTCTTCAGCAAGGTCGGCTGCTGGCGGAAAACTTGCTAAGAGTTCGATTTGGCGCACTGGATGAGCAACTGGCTCGATCGATCGCACCAATGTTACAGTTACCGCCAGAAGAATTAGCACCTCTGCTACTGACCCTTTCTCGCGAGGAGTTGTTGGAAAGGTTTGGAGGGGAGTCTAACTGAGTAGGTGTTTTAGGCGATCGCACTCTCACATATACTTAGCACGATCACAGACCGAGCTTTTTTTATGCCTGTAGGGGCTCCCGCGAGTGCGTGCCGTAGGCATTAGCATTCCGTCAAAGATCTTTGGGTTCAACCAACAAATTATTTACGGAATGCTTCGCCCATTTATGCCCGTGCGAAGTATAATGCGATCGCTTCCCCTTACCCCAGACCTTGGCAAAATTGCCGCGAGCGAGCTAAGAATAGAGATAATCTATCTCGATCGAGATTATATGGAACCTACCGTCATTTTTATATTAATCGGAGATTAATCGGTTTAGCTAATGGCGCTTTGCAAAGGACTGGGGAAATACTGATGGATAAGTCATTGGAAAAAGGCCAGCAAGTAATGCAATTGCTTAAGGACAGGTTTCCCGATACAGCGGGTGCGATCGAACTAGCTGCACAGCGTCCCGAACTGGCCCAGCAGCAACCATTAGATTACGGCGAGGCGGTTTTGGTGGAAAAGGTGGAACAAGCGGCGATCGCTGACCCGGAGATTAAAGCTGCGATCGAAGATTTAGCAGCAACTCAGGAAAATCCCCAAGTGGCGGAAGCTGTTAAAACTGTAATTGAGAATTGGCAAGGGATTAATATTAAAGGTGGAATTAATACAATCAATAACCCGAATTTAAACTTTGGTAGCAAATGAGATTGAAATTGTTTGTTTGCCGACACACCCGCCTGCGATTCAAATCGCAGGCTAATAGCGAAAGTCCATTAAAATGGACTAAAAGATTTGTATTTAGTCCATTTTAATGGACTTTCGCTATTAGCCCGGAAATTGATTTCCGGGCGGGACAGAAGCGAAGTCAAAGATTTTGATTATTGCCCAAATCTATCCAGCCGCCGACAATATGAGTAACGAAAATTGGCAAGGTATAAATATTAAAGATGGAAATAATACAATTAATAATCCACAAATTAATATCCATTCATCCAAACCGATCGAACCTATCAAATATATTCCTTACGTAGGTGTCGCCAACTTTGTCGGACGACAAGCGGAACTGCAAACACTGCATCAAGAGTTGCAGAAATCCGATCGTGTGGTGATTTCTGCGGTTGCTGGAATGGGTGGCGTTGGCAAAACCGAACTGGCGATAAAATACGCACGGGAACACGAACAAGATTACCCTGGTGGGATTTGCTGGTTAACAGCCAGAGATGAGAAGTTAGCCACCAATATTTTGCTGTTGGCCCAGCCTTATCTGAAATTGAAAGTGCCGCAGAAGTTTGGCGAAAAACCGCTGACCCTGAAAGAACAGGTAAACTGGTGCTGGCAGAATTGGCAACCACCAGAAGAAGCGTTTTTGCTGGTGTTGGATGATGTC of the Argonema galeatum A003/A1 genome contains:
- a CDS encoding NB-ARC domain-containing protein; the encoded protein is MQTLHQEFQKSDCVVISAVAGMSGVGKTELAIKYAREHEQDYPGGICLLTARDKNLAANILLFAQLYLKLEVPQEFRGKPLTRKEQVNWCWQNWQPPEASVLLVLDDVTSWKSCRDFLPKINRFRILITTRLRNLDSNFVELPLKVFSLDEALELLTNLVGERRVQRELQTATDLCKWLGYLPLGLELVGRYLKEDPDLSLVEMWERLKEKRLEDEAINPSDEQLQDTEMTAERGVKAAFELSWQELNPISQGTGQLLSLFKPTVIPWELVTFSSETQALGWTTEEIKSAKKELYKLSLIDRIDNNKYKIHPLVREFFKAKLAFSEQANDKETFSAAIEAFYNKLGNEILEQKLNDIENQIAEYFEQLEFEEKCNPEDCLTLDLEDITVTIDSVRTNQKKLLYVGDDFFKFELSVEIVFIPEGSYPDEELSYYDSEEGEVVFLNHITEVQEESTATITVKVKILFDENDPDINKVECVVKEPIKFDRQPTEFNSPWNYNNGED
- a CDS encoding UPF0175 family protein, producing the protein MSVIIPDEILTVAKISETELKLEIAILLYQKSKISTGTARHLAGMNLIEFQKELASRNICINYDAEDFQSDLETLKRLGDL
- a CDS encoding manganese catalase family protein; this translates as MFFHKKETIHTVNINEANPRFAQLLLEQFGGATGELTAALQYWVQSFHCENAGIRDMLQDIALEEFSHLEMVGKLIEGHTKNVDQTEAYKSTLFAVRGMGPHFLDSQGSAWTAAYINEGGDVVRDLRANVAAEAGARQTYEALIKLAPDEGTKNTLVHLLTREISHTKMFMNALDSLGKLTDPMFGNIQPDSTVDLYFNLSQNGKDERGPWNSEPDFRYVADPMKEKV
- a CDS encoding sirohydrochlorin chelatase, with the protein product MQLQSAYLLVSHGSRDPRPQVEVERLAESISDKLGCLQSNSKTSLAQTGFDQMPDCNGLQPLVGTACLELAHLPLHKQIEQFGEYAIAAGFKHLQVIPLFLLPGVHVMVDIPAEVATAQQALGSDLAVEIRPHLGSHPCMARLLANQMIYFDADIWILLSHGSRRQGANQPVEALATQLGAIPAYWSVSPKLEFQVKALAMAGHQQIGILPYFLFAGGITDALAQSVEQIKQEFPTVRFHLADAIGSSAELVDLILDLTKE
- the cobA gene encoding uroporphyrinogen-III C-methyltransferase — its product is MNRRDAENAELERKRVLGKVYLVGAGPGDPGLMTLKGKGLLECADVVVYDALVSPQILAMINPAAEKIDAGKRMGRHSLLQEETTQLLIEKAQTEAIVVRLKGGDPFVFGRGGEEMEDLVRAGVSVEVVPGVTSGIAAPAYAGIPLTHRSYSSSVTFVTGHESAGKYRPAVNWSAIAHGSETIVIYMGIHNLPYIVEQLHLAGLSLETPVALVRWGTRPEQEELIGTLGTIVDQIEKAKFLAPAIAVIGNVVNLHSILSGCRP